A portion of the Rhinolophus sinicus isolate RSC01 linkage group LG03, ASM3656204v1, whole genome shotgun sequence genome contains these proteins:
- the GPBP1 gene encoding vasculin isoform X3: MLVIKKGNTKDLQLSGFPVVGNLQSQPVKNGTGPSVYKGLVPKPAAPPTKPTQWKSQTKENKVGTSFSHESTYGIGNFNAFKSTAKNFSPSTTSVKECNRSNSSSPVDKLNQQPRLTKLTRMRTDKKSEFLKALKRDRVEEEHEDESHAGSEKDDDSFNLHNSNSTHQERDINRNFDENEIPQENGNASVISQQIIRSSTFPQTDVLSSSLEAEHRLLKEMGWQEDSENDETCAPLTEDEMREFQVISEQLQKNGLRKNGILKNGLICDFKFGPWKNSTFKPTIENDDTETSSSDTSDDDDV, encoded by the exons ATGCTGGTCATTAAGAAAGGTAATACAAAAGATTTACAGCTATCTGGATTCCCAGTAGTAGGAAATCTTCAATCACAGCCAGTTAAGAACGGGACTGGTCCAAGTGTTTATAAAGGTTTAGTCCCTAAACCTGCTGCTCCACCTACAAAA cCTACACAATGGAAAAGccaaactaaagaaaataaagttgggACTTCTTTCTCCCATGAGTCTACATATGGTATTGGCAATTTCAATGCTTTCAAATCAACTGCCAAGAATTTTAGTCCATCTACAACTTCAGTGAAAGAG TGTAATCGCTCAAATTCCTCTTCACCTGTTGACAAACTTAATCAGCAGCCTCGTCTAACCAAACTGACACGAATGCGCACTGATAAGAAGAGTGAATTTTTGAAAGCGTTGAAAAGGGACCGAGTAGAAGAGGAGCATGAAGATGAAAGCCATGCTGGCTCAGAGAAG GATGATGACTCATTTAATTTGCATAACAGCAATAGTACTCACCAAGAAAGGGATATAAACCGAAACtttgatgaaaatgaaattcCTCAAGAGAATGGCAATGCCTCGGTTATTTCCCAACAGATCATTCGGTCTTCAACCTTCCCACAAACTGATGTTCTTTCAAGTTCACTTGAGGCAGAACACAG ATTGTTAAAGGAGATGGGCTGGCAAGAAGATAGTGAAAATGATGAAACGTGTGCTCCCTTaactgaggatgaaatgagagaatTCCAAGTTATTAGTGAACAG ttACAGAAGAATGGTCTGAggaaaaatggtattttgaaaaaTGGCCTGATCTGTGACTTCAAGTTTGGACCCTGGAAAAACAGCACTTTCAAACCCACTATTGAGAATGATGACACAGAAACAAGTAGCAGTGACACATCAGATGACGACGATGTGTGA